CTCAGAGTGAGGTGGGAAACCACagaagggttttgagcagagaagCAACAAgattcaacacacacacacacacacacacacacacacacacacacacacacacacgtacattttttttgagatagagtcttgctctggcacccaggctggagtgcagtggcatgatcttggctcactgcaacctctgcctcccaggtttaagcaattctcatgcctcagcctcccaaatagctgggattacaggtgcccgccacatgtctggctattttttgtatttttttagtagagacggggtttctccatattggccaggttggtcttgaactcctgacctcaggtgatccacccgcctcagcctcccaaagtgctgggattacaggcgtgagccaccatgcccagccttgatttatatttttaaatgatcacccTGGCTGTCATGTTGAGAATGGGCAGTAGGGGCAAGACAGAAGCTGAGTGCGCAGAAAGGAGACCATGGCAGGAATCCACGTGAGTGGGTGTGGCGGGGGGCTGCGTCAGGAGGGAGCAGTGCAGGTGCGGAGAAGTGGTTGGCTTTGGATCTGACTTGAAGGTAAAGCTGATTTGCTGATAGATTGGATGTGGGGTATGAGAGAAAGGGAAGACTCAAGGGTGACTGAGTTTTCTGGCCAGCACAGCTGTAAGAATGGAGCGTCCATTTGCTGCTGAGATTTGGGATTATAGGGGTTAGGGTGGTGGCAAGAGCAGGAGATCTGTCCTATTCTGCACCCCTGTGGAGATGTCAAGCAGGCAGTTGAATATGTGAGTCTGGAGTTCAGAGGAGAGTCTGGTCTAGAGATAATAGAGTTGGAAATTATCAGCATATAGATGGCACTTAAAAGCCATGAGTCAGGATGAGGCCACCTTCTGTGTCCAGTTGTTCTGAAGAAGCATGGAGTGTGGTGGTCCCTATTTGTATCACTACTAGGACCCAAGCACCCAGACAGTAGAGCAAGGACCAGGCAGCCTGCCCCACCCTTCCCTGTAGCAGTGTTCACAGCCTTGGGACCGGGTGTTGCTCCAAGTTCACTTCTGTCTTACACACTTGCACTGTTCCACACTTGGCAACCTTGCATAAGACCCCTGGAATAATAAACATGGTGAGAAGTCTGGGAGGCAGCTTCTGGTGATGTCATAGTGGCTTAAGGATGTCAGAACTGAGGTTCCACCATTTTATTGGCCTTTTCCTCGTGGTGGCAAGTGGAAGTGTTTCACGCTTACTAAACTGGCATGACTGCAGCCTTTGGGCAAGGAGTAGTGAGACTGACCTAAAAGATGGTCCTAGTTCACCACTTGCAGGTGGCACCCCAACATGGGCCGATTAATGCCACTTTGGTTGGGAATGGGCTTAGGTGCCTTCTCTGCAGGAGCATCATGGGCTTCTCCCAAATTTGGGAAGCTGGTGCTCTGATGCTCCAGGTGAAGTCAGAGGTGAATGGGGTTTGCCCTTGGGTCTTAAATCGAAGAAGAGGCCGGGAGAGGGTGGCTACGTGATGATCCTGAGGTCGTTCCTGGTTCCCAAAGAAAGGAGATGTTTACCAAACAGAATCTGTTTCAGCTTTAAATGATTACAGTTAGTACCAATAGTTATCAATTTGCATATTATCCTCATCTCAAAATCCAAATGCATTTTCAAAATTGGCTAACTTTTACTAATATATTGCTGGTATAattttaactttgatttttattcttcactcacgtgtgtgtgtgtgtgtgtgtgtgtaggggtttTCACACAAAAGTCTAGAGCTTTATTTTTTTGGGGTCCTTTAGCGCTAGCACTGGACCTTGTCTGCCAGCTTTTGCTGGCAGTAAAAAGCAGTGTATTTGAGATAGGTGGCATTTCTTACTACCCTTTAAATGTGTCCCTTTTGGATTTTATAGGTAGCCCCTGaagaagatgaaaggaaaaagaggcGGCGAGAAAGAAATAAGATTGCAGCCGCCAAGTGCCGAaacaagaagaaggagaagacGGAGTGCCTGCAGAAAGTAAGTGCCTTCTAGCCTTCCCCTTCCTCTCGCTCATGCCTATCCTCACCAGCTTCATGTGGCTGTCAGAAGAAGAGTTAGAAAACCCCTTACCTGGTTATAATTTCCCAAGAAGGGCCTTGTAGCTGGTAGCAGAAATGCCAGTTGCAGAATAAGGAGGTGGCAAAGCAGTAAACACAATGGATGTGACTGTGGATATATAAAAgcaggtgtgtgaattcatctgacgcCTGACTCCCAGCAGCCTCGGCCAGTTCATACATGTCCATCAGCTTCCAGGCTGCAGGACATGCCAACCCAGTTAAAGAGGCTTCACTTGACTGTTTTCCTGAGAAAAGGAAGCTGCCAGCTCTCATTTGGCTCACTATGAATAGCCTTTAATTAATCTCTTCAAACAAGTAATTTCCTTAATCCACAAGCAGTGGTTACATTTGCTTGGCATTCTTGTCTGGTTCCTAACTCTACAGTCCTTCTCCCTGGCTTAGCCAGCAAGCTGAGCCCCTGGCTGTGTTCAGCCGGCCCGCCTTGAGAGAGATAGAGCTTTTGTGGGTAGGCAGGGTGGCCGGTGGTGCCCAGCAGTCTTTCCAGTGGTTGTGTCCCTCCTCCAAATGTGGTTAGGCCAGGGCAGAGTCTTAACCCAGGTCCCACAGATCCCCAAAGGGTTATGTTGATTGCTTCAGGGGATCAGTGAAAATTAGGGAATTTCGTGTGTTGCCATATACATTTTTTCTGAGGAGATGAGCTTCTCATTGAGATCTGTGACTCAGAATCGACTAAGCCTCCCTGAGTCTGGATTTCTCCCCAGCTCCCAAGGCCCTTTTGGGTTCCAGAAGACCTGCATATGGGCTGTTGACTCATGCAAATGAGGTATCTGAACTATTGGTTCCTCTGCAGCTTCAGTATTAGTAGAGTCACAGGCCGCCTCTGTGGCATCACCAGGGCTTCTCTGAAGAAGAGGGTCTGCATTTTCCTAAACCTAGTGCTGCTCTCCCATCTCCCATCTTCCTCTCCCAGCTTGATgggccccagggtgtcccaggtgCACCCCTGCATCCAGGCAGCAGTCCAGGCCACTCCCTCCTCACTGGCCCTTGATGCCTCTGTTGCTTGTCCCCCAGGAGTCAGAGAAGCTGGAAAGTGTGAATGCTGAACTGAAGGCTCAGATTGAGGAACTCAAGAATGAGAAGCAGCATTTGATATACATGCTCAACCTTCATCGGCCCACGTGTATTGTCCGGGCTCAGAATGGGAGGACTCCAGAAGATGAGAGAAACCTCTTTATCCAACAGATAAAAGAAGGAACATTGCAGAGCTAAGCAGCCGTGGTATGGGGGCAGTTGGGGAGTCCTCACTGAATCCTCATTTTATACCCAAAACCCTGAAGCCATTGAAGAGCTGTCTTCCTGTGTACCTCTAGGATCCCAGCAGCAGAGAACCAACAAGGCGGGAGGTCCTGAAATGACTCAGTGGGCCCTTCCCATTCTGCCCCAGAGTGGGTCTCGGACCAGGGCAAGTGCATCCTTGCCTCAACTCCAGGATTTAGGCCTTACCACACTGGCCATTCTTATGTTCCAGATGGCCCCCAGCTAGCGTCCTGCCGGCCTTTCATCTGGATTCTACAAAAACCAGGATGCCCACCCTTAGGATTCATGCAGAAGTGTCTGTACCTTGGGTGGGAGGGATGGGGCCATCTCCTTCACCGTGGCTACCATTGTCACTCGTAGGGGATGTGGAGTGAGAACAGCATTTAGTGAAGTTGTGCAATGGCCAGGGTTGTGCTTTCTAGCAAATATGCTGTTATGTCCAGAAATTCTGTGTGCGAGAAAACTAGGCAATGTGCTCTTTTGATGTTTGTGTCACACAACACTGATGTGACTTTTATATGCTTTTTCTCAGATCTGGTTTCTAAGAGTTTTGGGGGGGTGCGGGGCTGTCACCACGTGCAGTATCTCAAGATATTCAGGTGGCCAGAAGAGCTTGTCAGCCCCTGGAGAACAGAATTCTCCCAGTGTTAACACAAAATCCATGGACAGCATGATGGCAGGTCCTCTGTTGCAaactcagttccaaagtcacaggaagaaagcagaaagttCAACTTCCAAAGGGTTAGGACTCTCCACTCAATGACTTAGGTCAGGAGTTGTGTCTAGGCTGGAAAAGCCAAAGAAtattccattttcctttccttgtgGTTAAAAACCACAGTCAGTGGAGACATATTTGGAAACCCCAGTCAGTGGAGCCTAGGTGGTGCCCAGGCTTCAGCATTATTGGATGTCGATAGTATTGTTTTTGTCATGTAGCTGTTTTAAGAAATCTGGCCCAGGGCGTTTGCAgctgtgagaagtcactcacacTGGCCACAAGGATGCTGGCTACTGTCTGTTAAAATTCTGATGTTTCTGTGAAATTCTCAGAGTGTTTAATTGTACTCAATAGTATCATTACAATTTTCTGTAAGAGAAAATATTACTTATTTATCCTAGTATTCCTAACCTGACAGAATAATAAATATTGGAACCAAGACATGGTAAACACGTGTTGTGTTGGTTTCTGTTCATTTAAATCTGTTGGTTGTTGAGATCTAGCCATTCCCTGCCTTTCCCTCCCCATTATGGGGGTTGCCTAGCTTTAAACTTCTCCAGATGTCATCCTTTGCTCTTTGGGGCATCACTAGATGGGATAGTTGACTTTCAGTCCTGTTCCTCAGTCTCGGGCACCTTATGCTCAATTTCTCATTGACAAACCCTGAAACACGGCACCAAACATATCCTTTAGATCAACAGTTTGGTGTTTAGAATTTTGATATAAAATCTGAATTGCTAGATACCttaattattttctcagaatGTACAAACACCTGAAACATACACCTACTGTTCAGCTTGAACCTTTGACCCCTAACATTCTGCCACAGAACTCCTCTCAGAGAGTTACTCACTTGAGTTACATCTGTTATGTCTAAATGTGTGTCTCATTGTTGGCAAATACATATCAGAAAAGAATGGGAAGGGGTactggaggaagaaagagagaaccGTTTTAGACAGCATGGGTGTGATAATTCAAAGAAAGATATTCCACTGAATTTCCTGGAATTTCCAGGGCATATGATTCCTTAGGCCTGCAAGAGAGCCAGGCCCCATTGCTTTTTGTGCTTCTCTATAACGTTCACAGGCTAGACATAAAAACTGGCCACTTGCCACTGGTGCCATTCTTCAGAGAGTCACTGTCTTCATTAAATGTCAGATTCATTCGTGCGAATTCTGTGCCTACTTCTTTGACCTCATGTATGGTTCCTTTAAATGATCACTTATGACACAGGTGTCTTCATTTTACTCTCTTAATCGCACATCAGGGGTCTTTCCTAGTCTGTCAAGAGCCATCTGATGTTAATACCATTCACCACTTCTTTCAGGAGATAATCTATGTTCCTTTTCTTGGTGGAGGGGAAAACGTCCCTTGCATTTACCTTCTAGTTATGGGTAGAGGCACCAGCCACCAGCCATTATAAAACACAAGACAATTTGTAAGCTGCCATGGACAACAATGGATTAGAGAGGAAGGAAGTTGGGGGTGGATGGTGGCTGTGGCAAGAAAACTTGATGTGTATAGTAAGTGTAAATGAAGTTCTGTCACAAAtgcattaaaaattgttttatgtaGCCAAGGTTATGTTTtgatactttaattttaaaaaggatgatGACTATGCATTTACCATCAAGTTATTTCGTTTCTTTTGTTTCACATTTAGAGGAAAGGGAAGGTGGGGGGATCTGAGAGAATAAGCTTAGATGGGGCCACCACCATTGTCAAGCACCCGGTTTGACAGTGTCTTTGCACCGAGCTGTCTCCTGTTGGTAGTGGTGATGTCACACTGCCAGGGTGTGGAAagccaccctcccttccctctcttgcCTTCCACCTGCCCCCCTGGCTTTCCCTGAGAGCTGGCCTGATACCTCTTTCAGAGTCAAGAGCTTTTAAAGGgttctggcccagggcaggagtTCTGGAATGGAATCTTTCCACTTTCTGTTAACTGAAATACTATTTTCCATCCGTATCCTAATTTCTCCCCAGGGGCTTTGAATAAACCTTCAACACGCCAACCCATGTCAAgctttctcctctcttccctgtCCCATAACCTCTGGTTGGGTTCATGTACTGTTTCTTTGTGGAGTGAACAGTGTTTCCAATTAGAATCTGCCTGAAATGAGGCCACATTTGCCCACTGAGCATCCTGTGTTCTTATGGTGGCTCTCACTCCAGAAGATTTTAACATGGTCTCATCAAACACTGCTTTCAGGAAGGAATTTACACTTAAAAGGACTGTTGAGGACTAATGCTAACagaagctaacatttattgagtaggaCAATACACTAAACACttcacatgtattatctcatttaatcctcacaacaactgctatccccattttacagataagggagTGGAGAGATCAGTAACTTGCTCGAGGTCTCACAGTGGATCTTTCCAAAGCTGAAGCCTATGCTTTTTTTCAACCGCAATGGTTTCAAACAAGAGTATATacatttgtgagtgtgtgtgtagggggtaaaatatacaaaaaaattgccattgtaactattttgaagtgtacaattcagtgacattaagtacattcacaatgctgTGTAACCACTACTATCTagtttcagaactttttcattgtCCCCAAAGGAAATCCTGTACCCATTAAGGAGTCACTCTTCATTCCCCTTCcttccagcctctggcaaccactaatctatctTCTGTTTCTATGGACTTGCCTGTGCtggatattttatgtaaatagaatcatacaatatgtggcctttcaAACAATatggctggcttctttcacttagcataatgttttcaagtgtCAGCCTAGTGTATTATGTAATAGTGCCTTATTTctctttatggctgaatggtattctGTTATATGGATACTCTACATTTCGTTTATCCATCAGTCGATAGACAGGTGTGTGTATGTTAAGAAAGAGCTAGCCTTTATCTTCAAGGACTAAATCTCTAAGGTAGGATTTCGGGCCTATCAAGCTGGGAGAAAAGACAGTTGGAAGCAGGGGCTCCTTCTCAGAACTTCCAGGGAACAGCTTGGAAATAACTTATTCCTGGGCTAGCTCTGTGGGCACGGCAAGGCAGGAGGTATAGTGGCACCTGTTCCCCATGGGTGTAAATGGCTTCCAAACTACTTCTGCATGGTAGAGAGGTGAGTAGAGGAGGGCCTTTGGTAAGCTCCCGGAATGTAAGCTCACAATTTCCATCCTACCCTCTTCTCCTGGCATTTCACAGGGTAGGGGGTAAGAAGAGGCATGGGGCAAACACTGGGGGCCTTGAGAAAATATCTGGGCTCCCTGACACAGGATGTTGGTATAAACATGATGGAGGGGAGGAATAGAGGTGGCCCCCCGGATAATTTAATCCCCAACTCAGCGCAGCCCCTTCCTGAAGTGGTTGTCCTGGATTCTCCataacatgcacacacacacacacacacagagaattaATTATGCAACTTATTTGGCTTGCCCAAGCTTTTTTTGTAAGTTCTGTAGTGGTTCAGAAGGAAGACATTAAAAGCAGCAACACTTGTATTCAAATAATGCCTCCACTGCCTACAAGTTCTACGAATGTAGGTAAGTTACACAACTTCAGTGTTTTTACCTGTAAGATGAGAAGAGTTGCACTAGTATCAAACTGGAATGGAGTTTGATACATAGTATGGCACCTAGGAGAAGCAATCTCTCATGTTATTATTAAAGGTTGAGGTTATTACTAAAGTTTTCCGTTGTCAGCATGAACTGAGATCTTTATGGAAGAGTGGGCTAAGAACCAAGACTGCCAATTCTAggttagaaaaaattttaaaccatgTACTCAGATGGTTCAAATTTATCCCATTATCTTGCATTCCTATAGACCCTGTCTAGTTACTGAATCTTTTGAATTGGGAGTGAGGAAAGGGAAGCAACCACacaacattttctcatttgaaaaaattttattttggcacCCACTTGAGTACCTGGTAGGGTGGGGCTGTCCTCTATGGGGGCAAAGGAGTATTAGTGAGGGGATCATGGCCCTGGCCTGGGGGATGACAACAAAGGGCTATGTGACAGCAACAGGTCACAAAGGGAAGCAGAAGATAAATATGGCCGCAAAGGGGGTTTAGGCAGAGAGGGTGATCACTTACTGTCACTAGGACTACAGTTTGTAgactctcagggagagagactaCAAACTGTAGTTAAAAAAATCAGAGGTGGAGGTCAGGGGGTTAGAGCCAGAAGAAAACCTCTCTGGAGCCCACCCTGCATCTCTACATCTTGGAAGAGTCTGCAGTTCAGGCACCCCACAGAACCCCCATAGCAATCATCTgtactcccacccccaccccggccTCTGGGAGGCTCTCAGGCAACAGCAGGGgcctgtggggtggggtgggattgAGAAACAAGCTGCAGAGCCATCTTTGTGACCCAGGAGCACCACTGGTCCCTCATCTGCCACCGAGGCCAAGGAAGACCCAGAGACCTGCCTCACCAGCCCTGCCATCGTGCTGAAAGACAGCCATGAATGGTGATTCTCTGCTGCCGTATTATACGGCCCAGAG
This DNA window, taken from Macaca mulatta isolate MMU2019108-1 chromosome 1, T2T-MMU8v2.0, whole genome shotgun sequence, encodes the following:
- the ATF3 gene encoding cyclic AMP-dependent transcription factor ATF-3 isoform X1 — protein: MMLQHPGQVSASEVSASAIVPCLSPPGSLVFEDFANLTPFVKEELRFAIQNKHLCHRMSSALESVTVSDRPLGVSVTKAEVAPEEDERKKRRRERNKIAAAKCRNKKKEKTECLQKESEKLESVNAELKAQIEELKNEKQHLIYMLNLHRPTCIVRAQNGRTPEDERNLFIQQIKEGTLQS